In the Phaeobacter gallaeciensis genome, one interval contains:
- a CDS encoding ABC transporter permease: protein MMTLSKGSRAALVALVVGILCLALEGVAPWLVSFPKGWVLPATDWVGSVMESFLALIKPAARMFSALMAYPMEGAGWILSETPWPLLIAATVALGWRLGGLAMALMAAVGLGAVLASGYWPESMNTLALVSVSVPLALLVGGAIGVLANEYPRVRAPVQALLDVMQTVPTFAYLTPLLVLFGFGPVVGLIASAIYAAPPMARNVMLGLERIEPEIKEAAVMAGGTRMQQLFQVEIPAAATQIMVGVNQCLMAALSMVIIAAVIGGFDDIGWEVLLTMRKAQFGASLLAGFVIVIFAILIDRMSGTLADERRRSYDGRVSLAILVLGAIVSLAFYGQLQHPGDYALFDSTADRVDAGLSAFTSANAELLTSVKNGVMFYVLLPLRIGLDQAVLPFTWGFVWTTGMSLALFAAGAVAGLFCAYRGKLTLGVVILIATGMLETGISQLPWPFVLVGVGALSFVAGGVRLAALSVVLLITILLSGLWERALLSLYLSGASVFACAVLGGAIGLASAASPMVWRVVRPICDMLQTIPLFVFLIPVLMVFQIGEFSAFLAIMAYAIVPMIRYTRHGLTETPAEMIEAATASGATRWQMMRDVRAPYAAPTILLGLNQTILYAFAMLVIAALIGTTGLGQSIYLALGQADVGLGISAGAAMAILALIADRIVQGFAEERRHALGL, encoded by the coding sequence ATGATGACGCTCAGCAAAGGCAGCCGCGCCGCGCTGGTCGCGCTGGTGGTGGGTATTCTGTGTCTGGCGCTGGAAGGCGTCGCGCCCTGGCTTGTCTCTTTTCCCAAAGGCTGGGTGCTGCCCGCGACCGATTGGGTCGGCAGCGTAATGGAGAGCTTCCTTGCCCTGATCAAACCGGCGGCGCGGATGTTCTCTGCGCTGATGGCCTATCCGATGGAGGGTGCAGGCTGGATCTTGAGCGAAACGCCCTGGCCCTTGCTGATCGCGGCCACGGTGGCGCTGGGCTGGCGCCTTGGCGGGCTGGCAATGGCGCTGATGGCGGCCGTGGGGCTCGGCGCGGTGCTGGCCTCGGGCTACTGGCCCGAAAGCATGAACACGCTGGCGCTGGTCTCGGTCTCGGTGCCGCTGGCGCTGCTGGTTGGCGGTGCCATTGGCGTGCTGGCCAATGAATACCCTCGGGTGCGGGCGCCGGTTCAGGCGCTCCTGGACGTGATGCAGACGGTGCCGACCTTTGCCTATCTGACGCCCCTCTTGGTGCTTTTCGGCTTTGGTCCGGTGGTGGGGCTGATCGCCTCGGCCATCTATGCGGCGCCGCCGATGGCCCGCAACGTGATGCTGGGGCTGGAGCGGATCGAACCGGAAATCAAGGAAGCCGCCGTGATGGCTGGTGGCACCCGCATGCAGCAGCTGTTTCAGGTGGAAATCCCCGCCGCTGCCACCCAGATCATGGTGGGCGTCAACCAATGCCTGATGGCGGCCCTGTCGATGGTGATCATCGCTGCCGTCATCGGGGGCTTTGATGATATCGGCTGGGAAGTGCTGCTAACCATGCGCAAGGCACAGTTCGGTGCCAGCCTGCTGGCCGGTTTTGTGATCGTGATCTTTGCCATCCTGATCGACCGGATGAGCGGCACGCTCGCCGATGAAAGGCGCCGCAGCTATGACGGGCGTGTGTCGCTGGCGATCCTCGTGCTCGGCGCAATCGTCAGTCTGGCCTTTTACGGCCAGCTGCAGCATCCGGGCGACTATGCGCTGTTCGACAGTACGGCGGATCGTGTCGACGCGGGCCTGTCGGCCTTTACCAGCGCCAATGCCGAGCTGCTGACCAGCGTCAAGAACGGCGTGATGTTCTATGTGCTGCTGCCGCTGAGGATCGGGCTAGACCAGGCGGTGCTGCCTTTCACCTGGGGCTTTGTCTGGACCACGGGGATGAGCCTTGCGCTCTTTGCTGCAGGCGCCGTTGCAGGATTGTTCTGTGCCTATCGCGGCAAGCTGACGCTGGGTGTGGTGATCCTGATCGCCACGGGCATGCTGGAAACGGGAATTTCGCAGCTTCCCTGGCCCTTTGTGCTGGTCGGGGTAGGGGCTTTGTCCTTTGTTGCAGGCGGCGTGCGTCTGGCGGCGCTGTCTGTGGTTCTGTTGATAACGATCCTGTTGTCTGGCCTGTGGGAACGGGCGCTTCTGTCGCTTTACCTCTCAGGTGCCTCGGTCTTTGCCTGCGCGGTTCTTGGCGGTGCCATCGGCCTTGCTTCGGCAGCCTCGCCCATGGTCTGGCGCGTGGTGCGCCCGATCTGCGATATGCTGCAGACGATCCCGCTGTTTGTCTTCCTGATCCCGGTGCTGATGGTGTTCCAGATTGGCGAGTTCTCGGCCTTCCTCGCCATCATGGCCTATGCCATCGTGCCGATGATCCGCTATACTCGTCATGGTCTGACCGAGACACCCGCCGAGATGATCGAGGCCGCGACCGCTTCGGGCGCGACCCGCTGGCAGATGATGCGCGATGTGCGGGCGCCCTACGCGGCGCCGACCATCCTTCTGGGGCTCAATCAGACCATCCTTTATGCCTTTGCCATGCTGGTGATCGCAGCGCTGATCGGCACCACCGGTCTGGGTCAGTCGATCTACCTCGCGCTGGGGCAGGCGGATGTGGGGCTGGGCATTTCTGCCGGGGCGGCGATGGCGATTCTGGCGCTGATCGCGGATCGCATCGTGCAAGGCTTTGCCGAGGAGCGCCGCCACGCGCTGGGTCTCTAA
- a CDS encoding YHS domain-containing (seleno)protein yields MFLRLFVLVAAVLLSVPPRGALADSPLFAAREGVALGGYDTVAFFDVGEAVAGQARYSVVWKGVIWRFASQSNQIRFEMNPRAYAPMFGGYCASAMARGVLKAGDPQLWVIVDGRLFLLNNEGALTRWRAQAAQLIAEADAHWPAALHPE; encoded by the coding sequence TTGTTTCTGCGCCTGTTCGTTCTGGTTGCTGCCGTCCTGTTGTCCGTCCCGCCCCGGGGCGCGCTGGCGGATTCGCCCCTGTTTGCGGCGCGCGAAGGGGTGGCGCTTGGCGGTTATGACACGGTGGCCTTTTTCGACGTCGGAGAGGCCGTGGCGGGGCAGGCACGCTATTCCGTTGTGTGGAAAGGTGTCATCTGGCGTTTCGCGTCTCAAAGCAATCAGATCCGGTTTGAAATGAACCCGCGTGCCTATGCACCGATGTTCGGTGGCTATTGCGCCTCTGCCATGGCGCGGGGCGTGTTGAAGGCCGGGGACCCGCAACTGTGGGTGATCGTGGACGGGCGGCTGTTCCTTTTGAACAATGAGGGGGCGCTGACGCGGTGGCGGGCACAGGCGGCGCAGCTGATCGCCGAAGCCGACGCCCATTGGCCCGCTGCCTTGCACCCCGAGTAA
- a CDS encoding ABC transporter substrate-binding protein, translating to MKSTSFALALGASAMLSGAAAAADLGAVDTPIKLAVNEWTGQHVTTHIAGEMLKAAGYKVEYVSAGMMNQFQAIADGDIHATLEIWSSNVSDEYAKKVAEGTVEELGDLELDAKEGIAYPAHVAELCPGLPAWEALKACAPQFATAETLPQGRLVDYPADWGTPGADRMAGLDLPFKAVPAGSEAALIVELRAATERKTPLLITFWQPHWAMSAYDVKFVDLPEGEEACFTDPAWGPNPNAVNDCDFAPSRIFKAGWSGLAETWPAAHEILSSYTLAVEDQQPMMGAIDVDGGSVEEVVADWMAANEDKWRPVVDAALK from the coding sequence ATGAAATCAACTTCTTTTGCACTGGCGCTGGGCGCTTCTGCCATGCTTTCCGGTGCCGCGGCAGCGGCCGATCTGGGTGCAGTGGACACGCCGATCAAACTGGCGGTCAACGAATGGACCGGCCAGCACGTCACCACCCATATCGCTGGTGAGATGCTGAAGGCTGCGGGCTACAAGGTCGAATATGTCTCGGCCGGCATGATGAACCAGTTCCAGGCGATTGCCGATGGTGACATCCACGCGACGCTGGAAATCTGGTCCTCCAACGTATCGGACGAATACGCCAAGAAGGTCGCCGAAGGCACCGTCGAGGAACTGGGTGATCTGGAACTCGACGCCAAGGAAGGCATTGCGTACCCCGCCCACGTGGCTGAGCTGTGCCCGGGTCTGCCCGCATGGGAGGCGCTGAAGGCCTGCGCGCCGCAGTTCGCCACCGCCGAAACCCTGCCGCAGGGCCGTCTGGTGGATTATCCGGCCGACTGGGGCACCCCCGGCGCCGACCGCATGGCCGGTCTTGACCTGCCCTTCAAGGCGGTTCCCGCAGGTTCCGAGGCCGCGCTGATCGTCGAGCTGCGCGCCGCGACCGAGCGCAAGACGCCGCTGCTGATCACCTTCTGGCAGCCGCATTGGGCGATGTCCGCCTATGACGTGAAATTCGTCGACCTGCCCGAGGGCGAAGAGGCCTGCTTTACCGATCCGGCATGGGGCCCGAACCCCAACGCGGTCAACGATTGCGATTTTGCCCCCTCGCGCATCTTCAAGGCGGGTTGGTCCGGTCTGGCCGAAACCTGGCCCGCAGCGCATGAGATCCTGTCGTCCTACACGCTGGCCGTTGAAGACCAGCAGCCGATGATGGGCGCCATCGACGTTGATGGTGGCAGCGTCGAGGAAGTGGTTGCCGACTGGATGGCGGCCAATGAGGACAAGTGGCGCCCGGTCGTGGACGCCGCGCTGAAGTGA
- a CDS encoding CoA-binding protein: MTSYSDDLLRKILKRTRTIAVVGVSMNSVRPSYYVARYLGLKGYRVIPVNPGHAGKRLFGATVRASLSEIDEPVHMVDIFRRSEAVPPIVDEALELFPDLQTIWMQIGVENAEAAAKAEARGVDVIQNRCPKIEYQRLFGELRMGGFATGIISSKL; the protein is encoded by the coding sequence ATGACCAGCTATAGCGACGACCTTTTGCGCAAGATTTTGAAACGGACCCGGACCATCGCGGTGGTGGGGGTGTCGATGAATTCTGTGCGCCCCAGCTACTATGTGGCACGCTACCTTGGCCTCAAGGGCTACCGGGTGATTCCGGTCAATCCCGGCCACGCGGGCAAGCGGCTGTTCGGCGCCACCGTGCGCGCCAGCCTGTCAGAGATCGATGAACCGGTGCATATGGTCGATATCTTCCGCCGCTCTGAAGCGGTGCCACCCATTGTGGATGAGGCGCTCGAGCTGTTCCCGGATCTTCAGACCATCTGGATGCAGATCGGCGTCGAGAACGCCGAGGCCGCCGCCAAGGCCGAGGCGCGCGGCGTTGACGTGATTCAGAACCGCTGCCCCAAGATCGAATACCAGCGCCTGTTCGGCGAACTCCGCATGGGCGGGTTTGCCACTGGTATCATTTCGTCGAAACTGTAG
- a CDS encoding DUF2478 domain-containing protein, whose amino-acid sequence MSLAYVMTTERGATDRLLTALAERLQTRGLRLAGIVQTNTECYDDKLCDMDVRVLPGDEVIRISQSLGPEARGCRLNPGALEQAVGQVTESLAQTPAPQVLLVNKFGKHEADGRGMRPVIGEALAMGIPVVSGVNRMNVEAFKDFSGGLAEAADADLDALEAWVMQAVKTPAE is encoded by the coding sequence ATGAGCCTGGCCTATGTCATGACCACTGAACGCGGCGCCACCGACCGGCTGCTGACCGCGCTGGCCGAGCGTTTGCAGACGCGCGGGCTGCGTCTGGCGGGAATCGTCCAGACCAATACCGAATGCTATGATGACAAGCTCTGCGACATGGATGTGCGGGTGCTGCCGGGGGATGAGGTGATCCGCATTTCCCAGTCTCTGGGGCCAGAGGCCCGCGGCTGCCGCTTGAACCCCGGTGCGCTGGAGCAGGCGGTAGGGCAGGTCACCGAGAGCCTTGCTCAGACACCCGCACCGCAGGTGCTGCTGGTCAACAAGTTCGGCAAGCACGAGGCCGATGGCCGCGGCATGCGCCCCGTCATTGGCGAGGCGCTTGCCATGGGTATCCCGGTCGTTTCTGGCGTCAACCGGATGAACGTGGAGGCTTTCAAGGATTTCTCCGGCGGTCTGGCAGAGGCGGCTGACGCCGATCTTGATGCGCTGGAGGCCTGGGTGATGCAGGCGGTCAAAACCCCGGCAGAGTGA
- a CDS encoding 8-amino-7-oxononanoate synthase translates to MNIAAADPTADPAAALFPRQQALLTSLADQDRYRRLIPRAGHDFSSNDYLGLAASDEMRAAAMAALQRGVPVGAGGSRLLRGNDSEHHQLEEEAAAFFGSEAALFMGGGFNANVAIFATLPQRGDLVLYDDLIHASVREGMRLGRAETQNFAHNDVADAARVISDWRAAGGIGQVWIAVEAVYSMDGDLAPLTELMALADASGGVLVVDEAHATGLFGPQGRGLAHDIAHRPNVISLHTCGKALGASGALICAPKVLIDMLINKGRIFIFATAPSPLNAALVRASLALLQQDASRIDRAWEVIDHAHAEAARLCGLTGFACQILPVITGGDARTMQLASDLQALGYDIRGIRPPTVPAGTSRLRVSITLNTSKSVVTEMFTDLAQVLERRP, encoded by the coding sequence ATGAATATCGCGGCAGCCGACCCCACCGCCGATCCCGCCGCGGCTCTGTTTCCGCGTCAACAGGCGCTGCTCACATCTCTTGCGGATCAGGACCGCTATCGCCGCCTGATCCCGCGGGCGGGGCATGATTTTTCATCGAACGATTATCTGGGGCTTGCGGCCAGCGATGAAATGCGCGCCGCCGCGATGGCGGCGTTGCAGCGGGGTGTGCCCGTTGGTGCCGGCGGTTCCCGCCTGCTGCGCGGCAATGACAGCGAGCATCATCAGCTTGAGGAAGAGGCCGCGGCCTTTTTCGGCAGTGAGGCGGCGTTGTTCATGGGCGGCGGTTTCAACGCCAATGTGGCGATCTTCGCGACCCTGCCACAGCGCGGCGATCTGGTGCTATATGACGATCTGATTCACGCCAGCGTCCGAGAAGGGATGCGGCTGGGCCGGGCCGAAACGCAAAACTTTGCCCATAACGATGTGGCTGATGCGGCGCGGGTGATCTCTGACTGGCGCGCGGCGGGCGGCATCGGGCAGGTCTGGATCGCGGTCGAGGCGGTCTATTCCATGGATGGCGATCTGGCGCCACTGACCGAGCTGATGGCGCTGGCCGACGCGTCTGGCGGAGTTCTGGTGGTGGACGAGGCTCATGCCACCGGCCTGTTCGGACCGCAGGGCCGCGGGCTGGCGCATGACATCGCGCATCGGCCCAACGTCATCAGCCTGCACACCTGCGGCAAGGCGCTGGGCGCCTCGGGCGCGCTGATCTGCGCGCCGAAGGTGCTGATCGACATGCTGATCAACAAGGGGCGGATTTTCATCTTTGCCACCGCGCCATCGCCGCTGAATGCGGCGCTGGTGCGGGCATCGCTGGCCTTGCTGCAGCAGGATGCGTCGCGCATCGACCGTGCCTGGGAGGTGATTGATCATGCCCATGCCGAGGCTGCGCGCCTGTGCGGTCTGACCGGCTTTGCCTGTCAGATCCTACCAGTGATCACAGGCGGGGACGCACGCACGATGCAGCTGGCCTCGGATCTGCAGGCGCTTGGTTATGACATTCGCGGCATTCGCCCGCCCACGGTGCCTGCGGGCACCTCGCGGCTGCGGGTCTCCATCACGCTCAACACCTCAAAATCGGTGGTGACGGAAATGTTCACCGATCTGGCACAGGTGCTGGAGCGGCGCCCATGA
- the bioD gene encoding dethiobiotin synthase, which translates to MSRTLVVTGTDTGIGKSVISAALVQALGASYWKPVQSGLEEETDSAFVARMTGRQVLPEAYRLQLPASPHLSAEAEGVEITLAELALPEGAGTLVVEGAGGVMVPLNRRELFLDLFAHWRAPVVLCAATRLGTINHSLLSLMALKDLGCPVVGVLFSGDPEPEVEDTICQFGQVPHLGRLPHLDPLTPVTLAEACAAHVDLATIRMALT; encoded by the coding sequence ATGAGCCGCACATTGGTTGTCACGGGGACCGACACCGGGATCGGCAAATCGGTGATATCGGCGGCGCTGGTGCAGGCGCTTGGCGCCAGTTACTGGAAGCCAGTCCAGTCCGGCCTTGAGGAGGAAACCGACAGCGCGTTCGTGGCGCGCATGACCGGGCGCCAGGTTCTGCCCGAAGCATACCGGCTGCAGCTGCCTGCTTCGCCGCATCTGTCGGCCGAGGCTGAGGGGGTGGAAATCACGCTGGCGGAGTTGGCCTTGCCCGAAGGCGCGGGGACCCTGGTCGTCGAGGGTGCCGGCGGCGTCATGGTGCCGCTGAACCGGCGTGAGCTGTTTCTCGATCTCTTTGCCCATTGGCGTGCGCCTGTGGTGCTTTGCGCGGCGACACGGCTCGGCACGATCAACCATTCGCTGCTCTCGCTGATGGCGCTCAAGGATCTGGGATGCCCTGTCGTCGGCGTGCTGTTCAGTGGCGATCCCGAACCCGAGGTGGAGGACACCATCTGCCAGTTCGGGCAGGTGCCGCATCTGGGACGGCTGCCGCATCTGGATCCGCTGACCCCGGTGACGCTGGCCGAGGCCTGCGCCGCGCATGTCGACCTTGCCACCATCCGCATGGCGCTGACCTGA
- a CDS encoding quaternary amine ABC transporter ATP-binding protein, producing MSDTSTPAITCQNVWQVFGAHADSALKQALSETQSAEEAAAALRAKGLTPAVQDATFEVKEGELFVIMGLSGSGKSTLIRCISQLLPGTGGDILIDGENIRTASPKRLIELRRNKLGMVFQHFGLFPHMSVAENVAYPLRVQGMRKKGRLAKAQQVIELVGLGGREKNFPRELSGGQRQRVGIARSLVADCSVWFLDEPFSALDPLIRRQLQDEFLDIQAKLKTTIVFITHDINEALKLADRIAIMRDGKIVQIGTPSDIVLNPVDDYVREFSKDVAKGQHAHVASVMQTGGDLSHGPDDPGLRRDMTLDAALARCMELYEPVPVRDENGALLGVVNPADLAAALQVDPAA from the coding sequence GTGAGTGACACGTCGACACCGGCCATCACCTGCCAGAATGTCTGGCAGGTGTTCGGCGCCCATGCGGACAGTGCTCTGAAACAGGCGCTGTCCGAAACTCAATCTGCCGAAGAGGCTGCCGCGGCGCTGCGCGCCAAGGGGCTGACGCCTGCGGTGCAGGACGCCACATTTGAAGTGAAAGAGGGCGAGTTGTTCGTCATCATGGGGCTCAGCGGGTCGGGAAAATCGACGCTGATCCGCTGTATCTCGCAGCTCTTGCCGGGCACCGGCGGCGATATTCTGATCGACGGCGAAAACATCCGCACCGCCAGCCCGAAACGGCTGATCGAGTTGCGCCGAAACAAGCTGGGCATGGTGTTCCAGCACTTCGGCTTGTTCCCGCATATGAGCGTGGCCGAAAATGTCGCCTATCCGCTGAGGGTGCAGGGGATGCGCAAGAAGGGCCGGCTGGCCAAGGCGCAGCAGGTGATCGAACTGGTCGGCCTTGGCGGGCGCGAAAAGAATTTCCCGCGTGAACTGTCCGGCGGGCAGCGCCAGCGGGTCGGCATCGCGCGATCCCTCGTGGCGGATTGTTCCGTCTGGTTCCTGGATGAGCCGTTTTCGGCGCTGGACCCGCTGATCCGACGTCAGTTGCAGGATGAATTCCTCGACATTCAGGCCAAGCTGAAAACCACCATCGTCTTTATCACCCATGACATCAATGAGGCGCTGAAGCTGGCCGACCGCATCGCCATCATGCGCGATGGCAAGATCGTGCAGATCGGCACGCCTTCGGACATCGTGCTGAACCCGGTGGATGACTATGTGCGTGAATTCTCCAAGGATGTCGCCAAGGGGCAGCACGCTCATGTGGCCTCGGTCATGCAAACTGGCGGGGATCTGTCCCATGGCCCCGACGATCCGGGTTTGCGCCGCGACATGACGCTGGATGCGGCGCTGGCGCGCTGCATGGAGCTGTATGAACCCGTGCCGGTGCGTGACGAAAATGGCGCGCTGCTGGGCGTGGTGAATCCGGCAGATCTGGCGGCGGCCCTGCAGGTGGATCCGGCGGCATGA
- the hisF gene encoding imidazole glycerol phosphate synthase subunit HisF, which yields MLKTRIIPCLDVADGRVVKGVNFVGLRDAGDPVEAAKAYDAAGADEICFLDIHATHENRGTMFDMVRRTAEQCFVPLTVGGGVRTKEDVRALLLAGADKVSFNSAAVANPDVVAEAAAQFGSQCIVVAIDAKTVAPGKWEIFTHGGRRETGIDAVEFAKTVVAKGAGEILLTSMDRDGTKSGFNLPLTRAISDAVDVPVIASGGVGTLDHLVEGVTQGGASAVLAASIFHFGEYTIQQAKEHMAAAGIPMRLG from the coding sequence ATGCTGAAAACCCGCATCATCCCCTGTCTCGATGTCGCTGATGGCCGCGTGGTCAAGGGCGTGAACTTCGTCGGCCTGCGCGATGCGGGCGATCCCGTGGAGGCGGCCAAGGCCTATGATGCGGCGGGCGCTGACGAGATCTGTTTCCTCGACATCCACGCCACCCATGAAAACCGCGGCACCATGTTCGACATGGTGCGCCGCACCGCCGAGCAGTGCTTCGTACCGCTCACCGTGGGCGGCGGGGTGCGCACCAAGGAAGACGTGCGCGCGCTTCTGCTGGCCGGGGCCGACAAGGTCTCCTTCAACTCCGCCGCCGTTGCCAACCCCGATGTGGTGGCCGAGGCCGCCGCGCAATTCGGCAGCCAGTGTATCGTGGTGGCGATCGACGCAAAGACCGTCGCGCCGGGCAAATGGGAAATCTTCACCCACGGCGGACGCCGCGAAACCGGTATTGATGCCGTGGAATTCGCAAAGACCGTTGTGGCCAAGGGCGCGGGCGAGATCCTGTTGACCTCGATGGATCGCGACGGCACCAAATCCGGCTTCAACCTGCCCCTCACCCGCGCGATCTCGGATGCGGTGGATGTGCCGGTGATCGCCTCGGGCGGGGTCGGCACGCTGGATCACCTGGTCGAGGGCGTCACCCAAGGCGGTGCCTCTGCGGTGCTGGCCGCCTCGATCTTCCACTTCGGCGAATACACCATCCAGCAGGCCAAGGAACACATGGCCGCCGCCGGTATCCCGATGCGCCTCGGCTGA
- the rlmB gene encoding 23S rRNA (guanosine(2251)-2'-O)-methyltransferase RlmB gives MSKKPTKKPQWVIEKEQAKKAGASETVWLFGLHAVRDALMNPRREKLRLIVTLNAQNKLEEAIAAAGIEPEVVDPRKFNAPLDPNSVHQGAALEVKPLNWGSLAENCIGAEVPRVLLLDRVTDPHNVGAILRSAEVLGASAVIGTRHHSAPETGALAKTASGALERQPYLRMRNLSDTITELQNMGFLVLGLDGEAEQTIEQALEGRKDRPVALVLGAEGPGLRQKTKETVDQLVKIDFAGGFGSLNVSNAAAIALYASRERS, from the coding sequence ATGTCGAAGAAACCCACCAAGAAACCCCAGTGGGTCATCGAAAAGGAACAGGCCAAGAAGGCAGGCGCGAGCGAAACCGTCTGGCTGTTTGGCCTGCACGCGGTGCGCGATGCGCTGATGAACCCGCGCCGGGAGAAACTGCGGCTGATCGTGACGCTGAATGCCCAGAACAAGCTGGAAGAGGCCATCGCGGCTGCCGGGATCGAACCCGAGGTGGTCGATCCGCGCAAGTTCAACGCGCCGCTGGATCCCAATTCGGTGCACCAGGGCGCGGCGCTGGAGGTGAAACCGCTCAACTGGGGCAGTCTTGCGGAAAACTGCATCGGCGCCGAAGTGCCGCGGGTTCTGCTGCTGGACCGGGTGACTGACCCGCATAACGTTGGCGCGATTCTACGTTCGGCCGAGGTGCTGGGCGCCAGCGCCGTGATCGGCACCCGCCATCACTCGGCGCCCGAAACCGGCGCTCTGGCGAAAACCGCCAGCGGCGCGCTGGAACGTCAGCCCTATCTGCGGATGCGCAACCTCTCGGATACCATCACCGAGCTGCAGAATATGGGCTTTCTGGTGCTGGGCCTCGATGGCGAGGCAGAGCAGACCATCGAACAGGCGCTGGAAGGGCGCAAGGATCGCCCGGTGGCGCTGGTGCTCGGCGCCGAGGGGCCGGGGCTGCGGCAAAAGACCAAGGAAACCGTGGATCAGCTGGTGAAAATCGACTTTGCCGGGGGATTCGGATCGCTCAACGTCTCAAATGCTGCGGCAATCGCCCTATATGCTTCCAGAGAAAGATCCTAA
- the bioA gene encoding adenosylmethionine--8-amino-7-oxononanoate transaminase: MTPPLTPLEFDQRHLWHPYTNVTKPGRTFLVKEAEGVHITLEDGTRLIDAMSSWWCMMHGHRHPVITAAMKAQIDTLPHVMFGGLTHEPSVELGRRLLEITPDSLQRIFYCDSGSVSVEVAMKMAVQYQHAMGQPGRSEFATVRSGYHGDTWKAMSVCDPDTGMHHLFQGALSVQHFVSRPPVAMGQEWCEDPEQNGLGELRRVLEAGQDRIAGFILEPVVQGTGGMYFYHPEYLNQARALCDEFGVLLIFDEIATGFARTGQMFATDFCSVEPDILCLGKGLTGGHISFAVTLTNDRVAEGIGGGNPGIFMHGPTYMANPLACAAACAAIDVLTGQDWRGRIADIAAQMQAELAPARDLPGVRDVRVLGAIGVIEMDHPVSADEAHALAPDTGVFLRPFGHNIYTMPPFISTPEQLSAVTAAMLRLARVL, from the coding sequence ATGACCCCGCCGCTGACCCCGCTGGAGTTTGACCAGAGACACCTCTGGCACCCCTATACCAATGTGACCAAACCCGGCCGGACCTTTCTGGTAAAGGAAGCGGAAGGCGTCCATATCACGCTGGAGGACGGCACCCGTCTGATCGACGCCATGTCCTCGTGGTGGTGCATGATGCACGGGCACCGGCATCCGGTGATCACGGCGGCCATGAAGGCACAGATCGACACCCTGCCACATGTGATGTTCGGCGGGTTAACCCATGAGCCGTCGGTGGAGCTGGGACGGCGGCTGCTGGAGATCACGCCGGACAGCCTGCAGCGGATCTTCTACTGCGACAGCGGCTCGGTCTCGGTCGAGGTGGCGATGAAGATGGCGGTGCAATACCAGCACGCCATGGGGCAACCGGGGCGCAGCGAATTTGCGACCGTGCGCTCGGGCTATCACGGGGACACCTGGAAGGCGATGAGCGTCTGCGATCCCGACACCGGCATGCATCACCTTTTTCAGGGCGCGCTCAGCGTTCAGCATTTCGTCTCCCGCCCGCCGGTGGCGATGGGGCAGGAGTGGTGCGAGGACCCCGAGCAAAACGGCCTTGGCGAATTGCGCCGAGTGCTGGAGGCCGGGCAGGACCGCATCGCCGGGTTTATCCTGGAGCCGGTGGTGCAGGGCACGGGGGGCATGTATTTCTACCACCCCGAGTACCTCAATCAGGCGCGGGCGCTCTGCGATGAATTCGGCGTCCTGTTGATCTTTGATGAGATCGCCACTGGCTTTGCCCGCACCGGACAGATGTTCGCCACCGATTTCTGTTCGGTTGAGCCGGATATCCTGTGCCTCGGCAAGGGGCTGACAGGTGGGCATATTTCCTTTGCGGTGACGTTGACCAATGACCGGGTGGCGGAAGGCATCGGTGGCGGCAATCCCGGTATCTTCATGCATGGACCGACCTATATGGCCAATCCACTGGCCTGCGCTGCTGCCTGCGCTGCGATCGATGTGCTGACCGGGCAGGATTGGCGGGGGCGCATTGCAGATATCGCGGCGCAGATGCAGGCAGAGCTGGCCCCGGCGCGCGACCTGCCAGGGGTGCGGGATGTGCGGGTTCTGGGGGCGATCGGCGTGATCGAGATGGATCATCCGGTGTCCGCCGATGAAGCCCATGCGCTGGCGCCGGATACCGGCGTATTCCTGCGTCCCTTTGGACATAACATCTATACGATGCCGCCCTTTATCAGCACGCCAGAACAGCTGAGCGCGGTGACTGCAGCGATGCTGCGGCTTGCGCGGGTGCTGTAA
- a CDS encoding phosphoribosyl-ATP diphosphatase, which produces MTLLHDLETTIQSRKGADPSSSWTAKLLSKGPEKCAEKFGEEAIEAIIEAVKDDKAKLASEGADVLYHFLVMLAARDVALDEVLAVLAERQGLSGIAEKAARPKG; this is translated from the coding sequence ATGACCCTGCTGCACGACCTCGAAACCACCATTCAATCCCGCAAGGGCGCGGACCCTAGCAGCTCCTGGACCGCAAAACTCCTGTCCAAGGGGCCCGAGAAATGCGCCGAGAAATTCGGCGAGGAAGCCATCGAGGCGATCATCGAAGCGGTGAAGGACGACAAGGCGAAACTCGCCAGTGAAGGCGCCGATGTGCTTTATCATTTCCTGGTGATGCTTGCCGCCCGCGATGTGGCGCTGGACGAGGTTCTTGCCGTTCTGGCCGAACGTCAGGGCCTCAGCGGCATCGCAGAAAAGGCCGCCCGCCCAAAAGGCTAA